A single genomic interval of Penicillium psychrofluorescens genome assembly, chromosome: 2 harbors:
- a CDS encoding uncharacterized protein (ID:PFLUO_003285-T1.cds;~source:funannotate) gives MSSHPPDYDPSRQGPYPPQQWQHGQPDDHPPQYPYPPSSYPPPPDDRAYAYPPPSQYPPPPANMAAIHPHQGQDPYRLPPPPGAYRPEVYGQPPPQVVYQAAAPRQRTAIACRYCRRRKIRCSGFETSQDGRCSNCIRFNQECMFTPVSSQAQAFVPAHAAYPHLRNQGAPRPGPGVTLYGAHGQPLPPQQQPQGSPDTTLPPPQGMYPYGRPSMDGGAPPPLASSMPPDPRHPGARRGSGSGYEYPDPTNLAPVTPAGSTPGYQAHTAPSPYYPPPHDRRTSPQSAYYDGRHSASPNSPYPPMQPPQGGVTPPPTSTPSGAARGGLNVRDMLNPGDSHGRSSTDSDMLNALNRRGLNQ, from the exons ATGTCCAGTCATCCCCCCGACTACGACCCTAGTCGACAGGGACCGTATCCACCCCAGCAGTGGCAGCACGGCCAGCCGGACGATCACCCTCCGCAGTATCCG tatcctccatcttcttaTCCTCCCCCACCAGACGATCGCGCTTACGCTTATCCGCCGCCGTCGCAATATCCACCGCCGCCCGCCAACATGGCTGCTATCCACCCGCACCAAGGCCAGGATCCCTATCGTTTGCCTCCGCCGCCAGGTGCCTACCGCCCCGAGGTCTATGGCCAACCACCTCCCCAGGTTGTCTACCAAGCTGCTGCGCCACGGCAGCGAACGGCTATTGCGTGTCGGTATTGTCGCAGGCGGAAG ATTCGCTGTTCCGGATTCGAAACCTCGCAGGATGGACGCTGCAGCAACTGCATTCGCTTCAATCAGGAGTGCATGTTCACCCCCGTTTCCTCCCAGGCGCAAGCCTTCGTCCCAGCTCACGCGGCCTATCCCCATCTGCGCAATCAAGGTGCCCCGCGCCCCGGGCCCGGTGTGACGCTCTACGGTGCCCACGGCCAGCCACTGCCGCCCCAGCAACAGCCCCAAGGAAGCCCGGACACCACTCTTCCGCCACCTCAAGGGATGTACCCGTACGGGCGGCCGTCCATGGACGGTGGTGCCCCTCCGCCCCTTGCGTCGTCCATGCCACCGGATCCG AGACACCCGGGAGCCCGCCGAGGCTCGGGCTCAGGCTACGAGTACCCAGATCCGACCAATCTCGCTCCCGTCACGCCTGCCGGCTCCACCCCAGGCTATCAGGCGCACACCGCCCCATCTCCCTACTACCCCCCGCCACATGATCGACGCACCTCGCCGCAATCCGCTTACTACGACGGTCGTCATTCTGCATCCCCCAACTCCCCATATCCGCCGATGCAGCCTCCCCAGGGAGGAGTCACCCCgccgccaacctcgacgCCCAGCGGCGCAGCGCGCGGGGGCCTGAATGTGCGCGACATGCTCAATCCGGGTGATTCGCACGGCCGCTCCAGCACAGATAGCGACATGCTGAATGCCTTGAATCGCCGCGGGCTGAATCAGTAG